The genomic stretch AAATGGTTACCAGTGTTCTTTGGAAATATTAGCTGTAATTGTcagagataaaacaaacaaacaaacagaaatttggCATCAATTTAAGCAAAAATAGGCTCTATGAAGCTTTTTCCTAATACTTTTGCAGCAAGGAATAAGTATGGTGTAAAAAGTTTTGCCCAAAGGTGGCAAATGCTACCTTGTTTTGACTTCATTGATTGCAACAGAAGTGTAGTGAGCTTACTTTTCATGTGATTTCTTCAGTCACTTGCAATTGCCTGTTCAGatgctttgcccatttttctattaggCTGTTAGTCTTTTGCTTATTCACTTGAGTTTGTTagcaataaagtttattttatttttttttaagattttatttatttattgagacacagaagagagagaaagaggcagagacataagcagagggagaagcaggctctatgcagtgagcccgaagtgggactcgatctcgggtctccaggatcacaccccgggttgcaggcggcgccaaaccactacgccatcggggctgcctggtaataaagtttaaaaatcagatcTTTGCTGTGATGTATAGTGGAAATATTTTCCAAGTGagccatttgtctttttctttatagtaACATTTGCCACAAGGTGGCTTTAAATGTTTGTGTTGACAATTGATGTTCCTTCCAGGGCCcctaggttttatttatttatgtattttaaagattttttttttatttcagagagagagggagcgagagggtgagagagcatgagtggggtgtggggagaggaagaagctggctccctgctaagcaaggagcccacccgcccatggggctctatcccaggaccctaggaccacgacctgagccgaaggcagcacttaatcgactaagccactcaggcacccccctCCAGGTTTTATATTCTCCTTGGAAAAGCCCTTCTCACACTAGAATGATGGATGaatttacctatattttcttctagtttttgtactgttgtttttaatactttattcttTGATCTAgcaaatttatcttttataaagaaaactagacacacacacacacacacacacacacacacacacagagccctgGTTGGCACAACAGGAACTATTCaattatctctcttttccttcttttttttttttcttttttttttctcttttccttctgatttgCAAAACAACCAAACTAACTGTCCCAAAAGTACACgtctgtttctgattttctcttctattccatcGCTTTGTGATTGTGGATTCAGTACATATTTGTAAAATTCCTTTTAATAACCTACAAGGCCATCCTCTTTCCTTGTCTGTTCTAGAATTTTCTTGGCTGCTCCAGCTGTAAAAAATGTTAAACTATTCACTCTGCAATCACAGGAAATGCTCAAATTAAACAGATCCTAAGGCTTGGAAGCACAATGgtggttttgttttcagtgttgaATTTTTTAACACTAACAACTGCTTACCTCCTTCCCACAAAGAGGTATTAGGAGAACACCTCAATTGACGATTGGTATAGTCATCTATAATGCCAGATTATGCTGATCAAAGTGGTTCCAGGTTCGCTCCTATAATTATCGCAGTGCAACTGGGGCAGACAGCAGATTGGCTAGAGAAATTTCTGCCATGTGGCTGAGCTCCCCTGCTTCTTTAAGTGCATTGTAGAGGGCACGTGGGCtgggattttaaaacaaaggcaGCACAAGGAAAAACAATATggcatttcttcaaaatattaaaaatagaattattgtatgatccagcaatttcacatCTGGTATGTACCCCAAAGGATGGAAGGCAGGAACTCTGATATATTTGTATCCCTAGGTTCTTAGCAGCTCTACTGGCaagagccaaaaagtggaagcaacctaagtgcccctcaatgaatgaatggataaatgaaatgtgccGTGTCCACATGATgaatatttttcaacaaaagaaaaagaaacaaacatatatatatgtatatatataggagtgcctgggggctcagtttgtgaagtgtctgcctttggcttgggtcgtgatctcagggtcctgggatcaagccctgtgtcaggctctctgttcaacaggaagtctgcttctccctctccctttgcccctcccccgacTTATgcttgctttctcaaataaatcttaaaaaaaaggaacatttggaCAAATGCGATAACaaagatgaacctggaggacatacTCCTAAGTGAAgcaagccagtcacaaaaagatgaATCCTGTATGAGGCCACTTCTAGGAGGTACCCAGACTAGCCAAATTGATGAGACTAAAAATAGAATGGCaatagggtgcctggctggctcagtgggcaaGGCAAGTGACTCTTgcttttggggttgtgagttcaagccccatgttgggtacaaagctcactaaaaaaaaaaaaaaaaagaagaagaagaatgctggctgccaggggctgggaggaggtggAATGAGgaatcattgttatttttatggaGTTTTCATTTTACAAGATCAAGAGAGTTCTGTGGATggtggtggtaatggttgcacgACAATGTGAATGTACCATTGAATTGCACACTTGAAAATGGTAAagttggtaaattttatgtcaaaaCTCATCCAACAGTtcacttaagatttgtgcatgtcactgtatataaaatattgtacctaaaaatgaaagagaaaaggataaatGGATAATAAGCTTACATCTTTATTCTTCTCCTATTTGCTATCCAGCACGTAACAGGCAGCTCTTTCTAGAGCCTCTGTGAGCCCCGCCCAGCCACTGTCGCTACTGCGGTCACCTCTTTTCCTCACTGGGCTTCCAGCTCTGCCCTCACACCCCCCTGTAACGACGCCTGTGAAAACCTAAGTCTGATCACCATCTCTGCTCAGAACCTCTGATGGCTCCCAACTCGCTCAGACTGAAGCCAAAAGCCATCCTTTCCAAAGCCCACAAGCCCTGTGCGATTAGCCTTCCAAACCACCCTGATCTCCCCTCATTTCCTCCTTGCTCCCCTCTGCTCTGCCACACTTGCCTTCTCCTTACTTTTTCTCAAACGCACCAGGCATTCTTCACACtgactcttccctctgcctaggatGCTGTTCCACCAGCTAGCTGCCTGTCTcactccctcacctccccagagaggccctccctgaccacTATGTAAAACAGCCAATGCTCTCTCCCACCTACACACTCACTCACCTGTTCTGCATTTCAGCGGTGTCCTTATCGCCCCTCCCAAATCACATAGCTCTGTATGTGCCCTCTACCTACCCCCAGAACGCCAGCCCCAGGAGGGCAAGAATCTCTTGTTCCTGGCTGTCACGGAGTCCATGCCCAACACCTCAGGGCTGACGGAATGCACAGATGAGTGAGGACACTGTCTTCAGGGCCTCGGGTGGTGTACACAGAGGCTCTTGGGCATCACTCCCATCTCCCACAGAGGAATGGCACGTGCCGGGCCTTGGTCTCAGGCACAGCCCCGGGCAGAATGCTGAGAAGGGCTGAGAGGCTTCCTTGCAGACAGCCGACTTCCGCTGCATCTCACCTGGCCCCATCTCTGGGTGTCCCCCACGCCCCATCCCCCAATTCTGGGCCGAGTCAGCCTTTAGATTCTACTGCCAGTGTGGGTAAACTAGAGGAGGCAACTACATCTTGGGAGGTGTAGTTTAAAGATGTTGGCCAAATAGGGCTTTCCATTGGGGTGAGGGGCATGAGCACTCAATCAGTAAGCCAGTTACCGGGGCCTCTACTCCAGTACCTCATTCGCTGCCAGTCCTCAAAAGCCAGCTTCCCTTCTGATCTCTTGTGCACTTTCCCTCCCTGACCATCTCCGTTCACCTTTCAGAAAACCCCAGCGTTGGCCCCAGGGGACCTTTCTCTCCCCTCAAGTATGGACTACTCTGTCTAGAGCTCTCCAACCTATGCATGCGTTTAGATTCTCTGAAGAAATGGCTGAAGATACACGTTCCCAGTAAAGATACAACCTCCAAGGAATTTTGACTCAGCAGGTGGGGCCCAGAAATGGCATTTTTAACAAAGACCCCAGGTGCCTGATGTCGTGGCCACCTGGGTTCAGGAGGGCCTCGAAGGAGAGGGCACTGGACAGGAGAAAACTGGAATTTGTGGCTGAAAAACCTGCTTCTGtctgaggggaggggagaaaagggtTTTCATCTTCCAGCTGCttttcaaaatgaacattttcagataaattcACATCACTGGTCACCTGTTTCTGCAACTTCTAGAAACCCCAAGATCTGCAGGAGTTCCTCCCGTGTTGGTGGAGGGCCATAGAGCAAAGAGGATACCTCACAAAGGTATCTTCTGTCCAGGACAGTGTGTGTGTTGGTCACTGGGAGGACCCTATTCTCAAATAACCCATGACTTCACCTATAAGAGTCaacagatgggatccctgggtggctcagcagttgggcacctgccttcggctcgggtcatgttcctgggatccaggatggagtcccgcatcaggctctctgtgaggagcctgcttctccctctgcctatgtctctgcctctctctttcagtctgtgtctctcatgaataaataaatccttaaaaaaagagaaagagagagagagagagagttgatattttattttgtaacataTATGTTTACAATTACCCATCACGGTGACCATCTGTTAACACAATGAAGTCTTAACGACCTGATTTTGAACCTGGGTGCTGGGGAATCCCAGGCTTTCCTCATCTTGAAGAGTCCAGtgtgctgtgttttgttttgcgcAAACCCAAGAAAAACCTCGATGCACACACATGTGGAGGAATAGCTGCAAACGGaaacctgtttctttctttcctccatcttcagtGAAGACTCATCCAGGTTTTTGAAATCAATTGATGCAAGATGTTTATTTTCAAGGCAGAACTGGTAACAACATCTAACAACTGTTCACGTTCTCAGACACAAAAACTGAAGTCAGAAGAGAGCCGCCCCCAGACACATAAAGGGCTAAAACTCTGAATGAGAATACTATTATTCAGCGCCTTTTGAATACGCTGACGTGCTATCATAAAGCTGAGACTCACCGCAGAATTAGAGCATGTGAATTACAAAGGGAAACTTCTTCCAGAGCGTTACGTTACAGGGCATGCGCAGGACGCAGTGTCTCCCGCTTCCAACCTTTGTCATCAGCCACACTTCTAAGGAGTTTGGCTGTATGCAAACAGATGGCAGAAAACACCTTCTGCAGACCTGTACAAAATCCAAGTTCATTTATGAACACAAGGCAATATTCTGATCATCTCCTATATGACTGGTTTGGCTCAGGATGCTGAAGtcccagttttgtcttttttttctaaacacaTGAATCAGAGATTTGGATTACACTTTTGGGCATGCCTTGGGGCTCCCAGGACACTGAAAACCACTGGTGTCGGGTATCCAGCCACCtgcccctacacacacacacacacgcacacacatacacacacacgggcGACACAATATGCTAGTCTATTCAGAGAACAGAAATTAACAGCCAGCTTTTTAGAAATTTTCCCCTCTTACTACATACAATGGGAGAAGTGTCTTCAGCCCCAAAGATGCAGAGAGTTTGGTGACGCTGGTTAGAATTAGGGCTGGGAAGCCAGAAGTGCGAGTTCTTCCCTATTGGTACCCCCTTATCCCTACAAGCTTCCTGAGAGTGTCTGACCCCAAGTGGGAATCCAAGTACCATTTTTAGTCACAGAACCTATAACGCAAACACTTCAAAGCCTAAGTGTGCGTTCTTGTCCCCAAAAATGAACTCCTGGGACCTTCTTGCCTTCTGGCTAGTTAGCTGGAGGATGGAAGtcgaagaggaggaggaagaaggaaggcaggtCTGCTTTGAAGAGCTCTGCTTAGCTTCCCCGTGGTggaaacacagagaaggaaacacaaaggagaaaatgcCAGGCCCTGCACGCAGATGTGGGCTCACTATCCAGGAAGCAGGGAATGAGGAAGGCAGGCAAAACATTAACAGGGACCCTGCCCGTGTACGTATAAGTGTATATTCTAGAATATTCCCAGACTGCTTAGCGACTTTTCAACCTCTGAAGGTGAGTAGAGGGGGATGTGCAAAAGCAGGCCTGgcagagaaaagagcagagaggTATACCTCCCTCCCCTAACCCCTCCTACCTACGAGTTTTCCTCCAAGAGCCACATCTCTCCAAACTGGATCCCTAAGAGTCAAAAGTCATGGTTcattcagtaagaaaaaaaaactctgttcCCAATGTGATATTTCTTCTTGGTCTCCTTTCAACTACTCGGGTATGGGTGGTCCCCAATCCAAGCTTTCTGGGTTCTGTGGACATATTAGAAGAGCTCAGGAGGGAAGCAGGTgtcatttgggatttttttttcttacttctttggACCTTTTAAATGCTTGAACATTTCTATCCCCCAACCAGGCCTCCAGAAAACTCCACCCTCAGAGCCACCTACTCTGACAAACGTTATCACCCTAAACTACTCGATTCTTATCAGAGCTCGGTCAGATGGAGTGGTGGAATGACGTGGGACTACCACAGTAACACTCACCAACAAACAAGAGGTGGGGGGTTCACTTTGCCCTTGGGTGTCCCCAGGATTGGCCTTCAGGGGCTCCTAGGAGGGAGGTCAGGGCTCTCGCCCTCTGAAGCCTCAGCTGGTGTGTCATCTGCCTCCTCCGCTGCACTGGGATCCTCCTCACGCACCACCTGACCTGCCATGCCCCCGAGTGCCTCTACGcccacctgctgctcctgctcttcCCCACTCATCCACTTGCTGGCACAACCCAAATGACTTCTGTTGCCATTCTGACCACtagaggcaggaggagagccTTCTGGCTTGGCCTTTGGGCCCTGAGACGTTGAGGCTGGCAATCCCTCAGGCTGGGGGCCTCGGAGGGCTTTCCGAACGGAGGCATCTCTTCTTGAGCCTGGCCCTTTCTTTGCGATCGCTGGCTTCTTCTTGGCATCTTCTGAATCAACAAGGACGTATGAAACAGGGCCCAAGctcaccttcttcttctttctcatgggGGCAGAACTCTTTGCCAAGGCCCAGCTCATGGCTTTCTTCTTTGGGGGGCCCTCCTGACCGCCATCTTGGTCTGACTCCAAAGCAACCCCAGGACTCACAGCTTCTGACGGGGGATCGTGGGATGGGGTACTGGGAGCCTTCCAGGCACATTTTGCCATAGGCTTCTTCAAAGCTGACTCCTCCTGCTTCACACACGGCTTTTTTTTGCTCCTGATATATTCTGAGACCTCCATATCTTCAGCACCATCAGCCTCAAGATCCTCCAAGGAGCCTGAGCTGTTGGAATGCTGGCCTTTGGGCTTCTTCCAAGGCACTGATTCCTGCTTTGggttttttctctgcttctttctcctggAGCGATTTTTAGCTCCAGCTCTGAGAACCACAGGTTTGGGAGGGTCCCCTTCATCTCCCGGGTCATGCCAGCAGTCAGGATTCTCGATCTTCAAAGCAGAACCTACTTCTGCAGCCCGCCCTGGCTCCTTCTTGATCTTCCTCCGTGCTGCTGAGGCTGAGGTTGCCACTGCCTGGGCATCAGCCACTTCTTGCACCCTAGCTTCCTCGCGGCTGCGGATCTCCGCATCCATGTAGATGATGATTTGCACCACTGCCCCCAGGAGCACCCCCAGAGCTTCTGCCCAGTTCTCTCGGGGCTGATTCTGGGGGCGTGGGGGGTGGCCAAGCTGGAGTAGGCGGACCACATCCTCCCAGGTGCGCCCCTCCGCATCCAGGAattcattcagattttttaaaaactcagcatCCTGGGTGGGGTCTCTACAAACCACTCTCCAGACGCCCCCCCTTCCTGGGAATTCGCGGGGTATGGCCCTGAGATTCACACCCTCTCCGACCTCAATCAGGGCAGCTTTGGCATTCTCTTCCCTCAGAAAAATCTTATTGAGCACGAAGTATGGGCCCAGCGGGGAGAGGACCCCATTTAAAGTCTCCTCGATTTCTGCTTGACCACAGTCCTCCGGGATGCCCGTGACCAACAGGGACCTGTGGATGTCCACTTCCATCCCCCGGCACCAGTCCTCCAGGAGGTTCATGGCCATGGTCGCGACCACCTGGCACCTCTAATCCCACGTGTACTCGAGAGTCTGTAAGGTGGACCAGGGAGCCAGCAGCCCCTAAATATTACTCCTGTAAGGTGACAGAAGAGGGAGGTCAGAGTCCCCGCAAGACGGCCAGGCTCCGAGCTCTCCGCTGCCCCCCGCGCCGCGGGCCCAACGCGGCCTCGCGCTCGCCCAGGCCCCTCCTCCCCGAACCGGCCCCGGGTGCTCACACGTGTCCTGCGACCGGAAACCGCGctccgcccgccccggcccggctgGCGGCCGCCGGGCTGGGATCTGGCAGCTCCGGCCCACGACGGGCCGCTCGCCAGGCGCCGGCTCGGCCCACCCGGGCCGCCTGCCCCGCGCTGCCGGGCCGAGAAGCCGGCGGCCGCCCCCGCTCCGGCCCCGCTCGACCCCCGCGCGGCGCTCGGCGTCTCGCCTCGAGCCCCGCAGCTGCGCGGAGCCGAGGCCGGCGTCGCAGCGCGCGCTTGCGCACTCGCGCCCCTGCGCCCGCGGTCGCCATGGCAACCAGCCTCCGCTGGGGACGCGCCCTCCCGCCCGCCGAGCCCAGCGCGCGAGccgaggggggcgggggcccctGCAGCTCCCGCTCGCGAAGGGTCTGCGCGTTCTCTGGTTTTCCCTGCGGACGCACTCAGGACGGAGGTGGAGTGCCCTGACTTGTGCGATGGCATCCGAGCCCTCCTAGCCTCTGCCTTTCTGTTGGGTTGAGCCCACGGGACTCCTGGGAGCCACCAGAAGTCCGAGGGCCAGAGGAAGGAGCAGCTTTGATGGCCCTGAGGTCCTCTAACAGAGCCGCAGCTCCTGACAGCTCTTTCACTCAGCAAAGGTTACCCTGGTTCCAGAAATATCTGGGAGCTTCTAGAAACTTCCCGCCTTCTGCCCCACGTGCCCTTCAAGCCTGGGTATAGCCCTTCACCTCTCCTTCCTTGCTGGTTTCCTCAACTTGTTGCCCACAAGCGACACGTTTGTTGATAGTTAATGAAAAACACTTCTCAATGACTCAGTTTGAGCTGCTGATTGCTGTCAGGACCTCACTGATACACCTAGGAACGCCGCTTACTAGCTGTGCAGTCTCGGAAGCTTTGAGCTCTCTGGGCgcctttctcttctccctgtagGGAATACCAATAAAAACCTTcctgattggggcacctgggtggctcagtggttgagcctcagCCTTTGGCTTTGGTCCTGAtcatgaggtcctgggatggagtcctgcatcaagctccctgcagagagcctgttcctccctctgcctatgtctctgcctctctctctctatgtgtgtctctcatgaataagtaaataaagtccttaaaaaaaaaccccacaaacctTCCTGATCAAAACTTTGAAGGTTCAGGAATATCACATATGACAGATGCACTGAAGTACAATTTTGGCTTGAGTATTCGACCAAAATCTGTTATTTGAATTCCATTTGGAATTGGCCTTGGCAAGACCAAATAGCCAAATGCGTGTTCCACTGTCATCCCTAGCAATCCTGAACTTCAACATGATCAATCCTTTGATCTTGAAGTATGTGTGTGGTTGCCCAAGTTCCCACGATacttcatgcaaaaaaaaaaaaaagtcattcaaatgGTTAAATGTGAATATCTCATTCCAATAGACACTCTAGCTTTAAGTAGTGTTTTAAAATCTCATGTACTTTACCTGTGGAAGTGCTGTTAATCAGCTGAAGAATGAATGTGTATCATCATCATGCAGTGGTTTTATGGTCATAAGTTCTCTGATACTCCTGTTGAAAGGtgatgatctatgtgtctcttactGAATCTGAGCATACTTGTATATTCTTTAACCAATGGAGAGTGTGGTCAAAGGGAAATGATTGGATCAAGACTATTGTGGAAAGGAATCTATGGGACTTCTCAGGATATGTTATAAAGGGCCATGCAACTTCATTCTTATTTGTTGGGACTCTCATTCTTGGATCCCTGAGCTCCAAGTAAGAAGGTAAACTatcctctggctgctgtgttgtGGGGAAGCTCAAGCCACCTAGAGAAGCCACATGTGTGTACTTCAGTCAACAGTTCCCAGCTGAGTCCAGCCTTCaaatgatctcagctcaggcacCAGACATGTGATTAAGGAAACTTCTAGATGATTGTAGCTCCCAACCATTTGACTCACTCCCCGACCATTCGACCATTTACATCTTCCCATTTGAGGCCCAGCCCTCACATAGCAGAAACAAACTATCACTGCTGTACCCTGTGCGAATTTCTGGCCCACAGAGTTAATGAGTGTAACAAAACAGTTGTCTACACCACTAAGTTTTGGGATTTCTTTGGGATTTCAGGCAGCAAGAGATCAGTGGAAGATCCTGCAAAGGTGAAATGCAGCAAAGATGAATGATGATTGATAAAGCATtactacaaaagaaaacaaagtaacagCTTTAAATCTCCCAAAAAGATTCCCCCAAGCAGATTTTTCAAGCAGTGCACAAAGATTCGCTTTCATGGGGTTTCAATTCCGTGGGATTGTTTCAATGAAATAGTATCATCACCATCAACTAGATTTTCCAGCTTGTGAGTTGAATAGGAAATAAGTTTCTACTTTCAGACAGTTACTTTTAGCAAAGAAGGGAAGCTTGATAGTCTGGTGACATGTCACCATCAACAATGCTGGTCAAAGATGTCTTGTTCCCTCATAAGCCATTTTGTATCATAAATGGGCAGCAGAGAGGTCAGAAGAGCCAGCTAGCAGCTGTCCCTGTTACTATATTACACTGGCAActaaatttggggcagcccgagtggctcagtggtttagcactaccttcagcccagggtgtgatcctggagacccgggatcgagtcccacatcgggctccctgcatggagcctgcttctccctctgcctgtgcctctgcccccccccgccgtgtgtgtgtctctcatgaataaataaatcttttttaaaaatcttgtaattttgaaaaaataaaattgtgggggcacttgggtgattcagtggttgagcatctgcctttggctcaggttgtgattccagggtcctgggattgagtcctgcatcaggctccccacagggagtgtgcttctccctctgcttaggtctctgcctccctctgtgtgtctctcgtgaataaataaatcttttacaaaaataaaattgtgatacaaatttaaaagttttaataacatttcagatttattcctatattctctaaattttattCCATAATGGCAATCTTCGCCTGTGACCAAATACTCAGCCATTCAGGATTTtgtcaaaatatgtatttggtccTGACACATAGCCAGCTCTTATTATTATTGTAACAGCAGGAATTCTGATGGATCTTCCCAGTATTGCTCAAACTTCTTTTACGCTCTCTCCAGTGACCTGGAGTTTGTTCTGGGATGGTTGAACCGGTGGTCCTGGAAAGTAGCCAGAGGGTATGTATAACTGCTACCAAATGGGATGTTCCTGTTAGAAAATTCTGGCAACTCGTACTGAAATCTAGTGCTAGTCCATGGAACTGTTGTGAATTTGCTGATTGAGAGTAGTTCAATTAAGAAAGCACAAAATCCTGATGGGGGAGGAAGACGGTGGCTAGAACTCTCAGACATGGTACCTGGCTGGGGGCAATGCAAATTTGGGCAATGCAATGCAACTCTTTAACTGTACCTACTAAAGCAAAAACGTGTATAAACTCTACAATTTAGGAACTCCAATCCCAGGTTCATATGCCAAACAGAAACATGTTCACTAAAAGCCATGGGTGACTATATTCtttgcagcactattcataatagctgtAATCTAGAAGCTACCCAAACGCCaatcaacagtagaatggataatTGTGGCATGTTCACACAATTAAATACTACTCTATTAGAAAGAGTGATCTACAACCACACACAACAGTATAGACGAATCTTGCAACCATGATGTTAAGCCaaggaaaccagacacaaaagaaaccagacaaaagcATGTACATTGGTTCTATTTATTATATGGAGTACAGAAAACAGAATCACTCTGTTATTAGAAGTCGGGACAGTGGTTTCCTGTGGAATGTCTTAATGACTTGAAATGTAGGACTCTcagggggagggagagctggtgatgttctctttctctttgtgggTGTTGGTTATGGGTGTGTTCAGGCTGACAAATTCAGCACGCTCTATGCCTGTGACGTGCactttttggtaaatattttatactgcAATAATAGGCTTTACTGTTTTGCTGATGGGTTGGATGTGAAATGCAAGGGAAACCAAGCAAGAGAGACTCCTAAATTTTTGGCATGAGCAACTAGAAGGAGAGTGATGCCGTTTCTTTTTATATGGGGAAGGTTTGATGGAGAATGCatttggggtggaggggagaaggTGAACACAAGTTTTGTCTGGGCCACGTTGAGTTTAAGATGCTGGTTGAGGGTCTCCAAGACCACACTCAGGTTCAATGGTTTCGTAGGACTTATGGAACTCAGAAGAGCTATTGTACTTGCAGTTATAGTTTATTACAGCCAACAGATACCAGTTAAAATCAGCAAACGAAAAAGAATAGATAGGATAGAGTCCAGGAGAGACCAGGCATGAGCTTCAACTTGTCTCTCCTGGTGGAGTCATATGAAcagtgtttactttttcttttttgtttttaagattttatttatttattcatgagagagagagaggcagagaggcagagatacaggcagagggagacatgcagggagtttccatgcagggagcctgacttgggactcaatcctgggactccaggatcacgccctgggccgaaggcaggcactaaaccactgagccacccagggatccttagtgtttattttttccagcaACAATGGGTGACAATGCATACGGTATTGCCAACGGGGCAGCTCAtctaagcctcagtgtccacaattttaatttctgagtCTATCACATAGGTGTGGAACATCTGTGTAGTTGAGCTTAATTACTCAGCCTCCAGCTCCTCCAGAGGTCAAAGTGATGGTGCATGGGGGCACCTGAGGGCGccttggttaaatgtctgccttcagctcgcaTCATAAtccatgggtcctgggattgagctccaggttgggctctctgctcagtagggagtctgcctctccctcatgctctccctctctcaaataaataaataagatctttatattaaaaaaaagtgatagtgCATGGCCCAAGGCCCCCACCATGAGTGGT from Canis lupus dingo isolate Sandy chromosome 1, ASM325472v2, whole genome shotgun sequence encodes the following:
- the PNMA8A gene encoding paraneoplastic antigen-like protein 8A; translated protein: MAMNLLEDWCRGMEVDIHRSLLVTGIPEDCGQAEIEETLNGVLSPLGPYFVLNKIFLREENAKAALIEVGEGVNLRAIPREFPGRGGVWRVVCRDPTQDAEFLKNLNEFLDAEGRTWEDVVRLLQLGHPPRPQNQPRENWAEALGVLLGAVVQIIIYMDAEIRSREEARVQEVADAQAVATSASAARRKIKKEPGRAAEVGSALKIENPDCWHDPGDEGDPPKPVVLRAGAKNRSRRKKQRKNPKQESVPWKKPKGQHSNSSGSLEDLEADGAEDMEVSEYIRSKKKPCVKQEESALKKPMAKCAWKAPSTPSHDPPSEAVSPGVALESDQDGGQEGPPKKKAMSWALAKSSAPMRKKKKVSLGPVSYVLVDSEDAKKKPAIAKKGPGSRRDASVRKALRGPQPEGLPASTSQGPKAKPEGSPPASSGQNGNRSHLGCASKWMSGEEQEQQVGVEALGGMAGQVVREEDPSAAEEADDTPAEASEGESPDLPPRSP